The following are encoded in a window of Methanomassiliicoccales archaeon genomic DNA:
- a CDS encoding hydrogenase iron-sulfur subunit — translation MEMEEEWEPKIIVFCCNWCSYAGADLAGVSRLQMPPNFLVIRTMCSARVDPEFVLRAFAKGADGVMVAGCHPADCHYIGGNYRTRRRIAMLRMLLEQYGFDPERLRLEWISASEGEKFQKTIREFIEKIKELGPNPLKEE, via the coding sequence ATGGAAATGGAAGAAGAATGGGAACCAAAAATCATTGTCTTCTGCTGCAATTGGTGTTCTTATGCGGGAGCTGATCTCGCCGGCGTGAGTCGTCTTCAGATGCCACCGAATTTTCTCGTCATAAGAACTATGTGCTCTGCACGAGTTGACCCAGAATTTGTCTTGAGGGCATTCGCAAAGGGTGCAGACGGCGTCATGGTCGCTGGCTGTCATCCCGCTGACTGTCATTACATCGGCGGCAATTACCGTACACGTCGTAGGATCGCCATGTTAAGGATGCTACTTGAGCAATACGGATTCGATCCTGAGCGTCTCAGACTTGAGTGGATTTCAGCATCAGAAGGCGAGAAATTTCAGAAGACTATCAGAGAATTTATCGAGAAGATCAAAGAGCTCGGACCCAATCCGCTAAAGGAGGAATGA
- a CDS encoding oxidoreductase, with translation MGKVKIAQYWGAGCGGCDVALLDIDEKILEVAKIADIAFWPIAVDAKLKDVEALPDGDIAVTFYNGAVRNSENEHVAKLLRKKSKILVSFGSCACYGGIPGLANLSNSREILEHVYNHTFSTINEKGTIPSPEVEVEEGVLELPVLYDQVFTLEDVVDVDYYMPGCPPTVEQINQFLEIVVKHVTEGAPLPPKGAVIASEKTLCDECGRKKTVKAVERVYLPHEIDIDPDKCMLEQGVICLGPATRAGCGAKCLKANQPCRGCMGPTAAVMDQGGSMLSALASIFKVSEKETQLSEDDIIKMMSQVKDPLGTFYAFTMPKSIIKRKVREKKKIKEKVEVRQ, from the coding sequence ATGGGAAAAGTGAAAATTGCACAGTATTGGGGAGCAGGGTGTGGCGGTTGCGACGTAGCACTGTTAGACATTGATGAGAAGATTCTCGAGGTTGCGAAAATCGCAGATATCGCTTTTTGGCCTATTGCAGTAGATGCAAAACTGAAGGATGTAGAGGCGTTACCTGATGGCGATATCGCAGTGACTTTCTACAACGGAGCTGTGAGAAATAGCGAGAATGAACACGTCGCAAAGCTCCTGAGAAAGAAGTCGAAAATCCTGGTTTCATTTGGCTCATGTGCATGTTACGGAGGTATCCCGGGACTTGCAAACTTATCAAACAGCAGAGAAATCCTGGAGCACGTTTACAATCATACGTTTTCAACGATCAACGAGAAGGGTACAATACCATCACCAGAGGTGGAAGTCGAAGAGGGTGTACTAGAACTGCCAGTACTTTATGATCAGGTGTTCACACTTGAAGACGTGGTGGACGTCGATTATTATATGCCAGGGTGCCCTCCAACGGTTGAACAGATCAATCAATTCCTCGAGATAGTAGTGAAGCACGTCACAGAGGGGGCACCGCTTCCGCCTAAAGGTGCCGTAATTGCCTCAGAGAAGACTCTTTGCGACGAGTGCGGTAGAAAAAAGACGGTGAAAGCTGTCGAGAGGGTGTACCTCCCGCATGAAATCGATATCGATCCGGATAAATGTATGCTCGAGCAGGGTGTTATTTGTCTTGGTCCTGCGACTAGGGCTGGGTGCGGTGCAAAATGTTTGAAGGCGAACCAACCATGCAGAGGATGCATGGGACCCACAGCAGCAGTTATGGATCAAGGAGGCAGTATGCTCAGCGCACTTGCATCTATATTCAAAGTTTCGGAGAAAGAAACGCAACTTTCGGAAGATGATATCATCAAAATGATGTCGCAAGTTAAAGATCCGCTGGGCACGTTCTATGCTTTCACGATGCCCAAGTCTATAATTAAGAGAAAAGTCAGGGAGAAAAAGAAGATCAAAGAAAAGGTGGAGGTTAGGCAATGA
- a CDS encoding Ni/Fe hydrogenase subunit alpha: MTPEIWDKPEMIKEKRITIDPITRLEGHGKIEIFLDDNGNVKNAYWQVPELRGFEKFCIGRCVDEMNKLTARLCGVCPGAHHMASTKALDAVYQADPPPAAKKLRELFYSAHYVHSHIAHFFALAAPDFVVGPSAPVEKRNILGVVDIVGTEIGSAVIRHRSYAQKIQEMLGGKATHPVCGIPGGMSKPINEEERKEIENMAKSCVEFSKFTCDVFEKLVLKNKDYLSIITNPEIFYNETYYMGLVDKNNKVNFYDGVLRVIDPKGNEFAKFDPKDYLDYIGEHVEPWSYEKFCFLKKVGWKGLIDGEESGVYRAAPLARINVSSGFATPLAQAEYEKMMGFFRDAGIKGPIHFTQVYHWARVIELLYASERLLELAQDPEITSKDIKAKTKTPGEGIGCVEAPRGVLIHHYVSDENGIVQNVNLIVGTTNNNAPINISVAKAAKALIKNWQVSPGLLNMIEMAYRAYDPCNSCATHTLPGHLPFTVYIRKPDGSLYKKLSNA; encoded by the coding sequence ATGACGCCTGAGATTTGGGATAAGCCAGAGATGATAAAGGAAAAGAGGATCACAATCGACCCTATTACGAGACTGGAGGGTCATGGTAAGATCGAGATATTTCTTGATGATAATGGAAATGTGAAAAATGCTTATTGGCAAGTACCAGAGTTGAGAGGATTCGAGAAATTTTGCATAGGAAGATGCGTCGATGAAATGAACAAATTAACTGCAAGGTTATGCGGTGTGTGTCCTGGGGCTCACCACATGGCATCTACAAAAGCGCTAGATGCCGTATATCAAGCAGATCCGCCACCAGCAGCAAAGAAACTGAGGGAGCTGTTTTATTCGGCCCACTACGTGCACAGCCATATTGCTCACTTCTTCGCACTCGCAGCACCTGATTTCGTCGTCGGACCCTCCGCACCAGTGGAGAAACGAAACATTCTAGGTGTGGTCGACATAGTCGGAACGGAGATTGGGAGTGCTGTCATTCGGCACAGATCCTATGCCCAGAAAATCCAAGAAATGCTCGGAGGAAAGGCGACCCATCCTGTTTGCGGCATTCCCGGTGGGATGTCAAAACCAATTAACGAAGAGGAACGCAAAGAGATCGAAAATATGGCAAAATCATGCGTTGAGTTTTCGAAATTTACATGCGATGTCTTTGAAAAACTCGTGCTGAAAAACAAGGATTATCTTTCGATCATCACCAACCCCGAAATCTTCTACAACGAAACATACTACATGGGACTCGTCGACAAAAACAACAAGGTGAATTTTTACGATGGTGTGCTGAGAGTAATTGACCCAAAGGGAAACGAATTCGCGAAATTTGATCCCAAAGACTACCTTGATTACATTGGTGAGCACGTTGAACCCTGGAGCTACGAAAAGTTCTGCTTCCTGAAAAAAGTCGGATGGAAAGGGTTGATAGATGGCGAAGAAAGCGGAGTGTACCGTGCCGCTCCTCTTGCAAGAATCAACGTATCGAGCGGATTCGCGACGCCGCTAGCCCAGGCAGAATACGAGAAGATGATGGGCTTTTTCAGAGACGCTGGAATCAAGGGACCAATTCACTTCACCCAGGTATACCACTGGGCACGAGTAATTGAGCTGTTGTATGCCTCAGAAAGACTTCTTGAGCTTGCGCAAGATCCTGAGATTACGAGCAAAGATATCAAGGCAAAGACAAAAACGCCCGGAGAAGGTATTGGTTGCGTTGAAGCCCCGAGGGGAGTTCTTATACACCACTACGTATCAGATGAGAATGGAATCGTTCAGAATGTCAATCTCATTGTGGGAACTACGAACAACAACGCGCCCATCAACATCAGTGTAGCCAAGGCAGCCAAGGCGCTTATCAAGAATTGGCAAGTGTCGCCTGGCCTGCTCAATATGATCGAGATGGCGTACAGAGCGTACGATCCGTGCAATTCATGCGCGACTCACACACTTCCCGGACATCTGCCTTTTACAGTATATATTAGGAAACCTGATGGAAGTCTTTATAAGAAGCTTTCGAATGCGTGA
- a CDS encoding DUF2148 domain-containing protein: MDSAVRLVAELMAISAKTAPKGLGKDFVDIKILAGDDVKKLGEIMIEMAKDRNEQGFIRDGKNVLDSSAVVLLGLREHPPNGVDCAGCGFLCEEMKTRHLERDYAGPNCVFRLLDLGIAIGSAVKTASIHNVDNRVMYRVGVAARKAGFMSSKVVIGIPLSATTKSVYFDRKQ; the protein is encoded by the coding sequence ATGGACAGTGCTGTCAGACTTGTTGCTGAACTCATGGCCATATCAGCAAAAACTGCGCCGAAAGGGCTAGGCAAGGACTTCGTTGATATCAAAATCCTTGCGGGCGATGATGTTAAGAAGCTCGGCGAGATAATGATAGAGATGGCAAAGGATAGAAATGAACAAGGTTTCATTCGGGATGGAAAAAATGTACTTGATTCGAGCGCTGTTGTGCTTCTTGGTTTGCGAGAGCACCCTCCAAACGGAGTGGATTGCGCAGGCTGCGGTTTCCTGTGCGAAGAGATGAAGACACGCCATCTCGAGAGAGATTACGCTGGTCCTAACTGCGTCTTCAGGCTTCTTGACCTAGGTATTGCAATAGGATCTGCAGTGAAGACCGCCAGTATTCATAATGTCGACAATCGTGTCATGTACAGAGTTGGAGTTGCAGCAAGAAAGGCAGGATTTATGAGTTCAAAGGTCGTCATAGGAATTCCTCTCAGCGCGACGACGAAGAGCGTCTATTTCGACAGGAAACAGTAA